TACGGCTACGATGCCCGCAACCTGCTGACGAGTGTGCAGTACGCCAGCGGCGCGGCGAACGTCGCCTACGGGTACGACGCGCTCGGCAACCGGACGTCGATGGCGGACAGCACGGGCACCACGAGCTACCAGTACGACGCGCTGAGCCGCCTGACCAGCGTCACCTTCCCCGGCAACCGCACCGTGCAGGACGCCTACGATGCCGACAACAACCGCACGACGATCTACTACAGCGGCAGCCAGCGCCCCGTCAGTTACACCTACGACCAGTTCGACCGGCTGAGCACGGTGACCGACTGGACCGGCGCCGTCTTCAGCTACTACTGGGACAACGCCGGGCGCTCGCTGGGCGTGGTGCTGCCTTCGAGCACGGGCATCGCCAGCACGCTCGCCTACGACAACGCCAACCGCGTGACCGGCATCTGCTGGTACCGTAACTCGACCTGTCTGACCGCGGCGAACTATACTCTCGACGCCGCCGGCAACCGCACGAACAAAACGCTCACGGGCAGCTACTTGCCGGCCGCCTCGACGGGCACCGAATCCTACACGCTGGACCCGCTGAACCGTCTCACCAGCGCGGCGTATCCCAACGGCGGCGGCACGACGAGCTACAGCTACGACGCCGTGGGCAACCGCCTGAGCCTGACGACCGCCGCGGGCACCACAAGCTACGCCTACGACCACGCGGACCAACTGCTGAGCGTCACGCCGCCGGGCCAGGGCGCCATCAGCTACGCCTACGACCCAAACGGCAACCAGACGGCGCGCGGCGCCGACAGCTTCAGCTGGGACGCGGAGAACCGGCTGACGGCGGCGACGGTGGCCGGGCAGGGCGAGACGAACACCTATAACGGCGACGGGCTGCGCCAGAGCCGCACGGCGGGCGGCAACACCAAGAGCTTCGTCTGGGATGTTGGCAACACCCTGCCGGTGCTGCTGGACGACGGCAGCCAGTACGTCTACGGCCTCGGCCTCATCAGCCGCGTCATCGGCAACCAGACCTATTACTACCTGACGGACGGCCTGGGCTCGACGCTGGCCGTGGTGGACAGTGCCGGCACCTTGCAGCAGAGCTACGCCTACGACGTCTTCGGCGCGGTGACCAGCCAGAGCAGCAGCCTGGGCAGCGAGCCGCAGTTCGCCGGGCAAGAGACCGACCCGGACGGGCTGCAATATCTCCGCGCCCGCTTCTACGACCCCGCCACCGGGCGGTTCTTGAGCCGCGACCCCAGTCCCGGATGCGTGTTTGACCCAGCGCACGTCCAACCGTATGTCTACGCCGGCGACGACCCGGTCGGCGCGGTGGATCCGTCCGGCCTGTGCCAGGTATCCCTTGGCCATAGGCCGTTGAGAGGCGTCGCCTACGAACCTACGGCAGAAGTCTCACACCTGGCGGTCCGGCTGTATGACCCGACCACGAAGACGACAACATATTGTGAAGGTTACGCCGATAACGGGCCCTCAGGCGTGATCGCTGGAAATCCTGGCAATGTCTACGGGCAATGCGGCGGCCGCCTTACGTCGCCCGTGAGCGAATGGCAGGCTCTAGGGCCAGACGACGGAGGATCCTGCGATGCGCAGCTAGACGCCATCAATGCGTACTATCGTGAACTTCGTGCCGCAAATGTACCGTACGACGTGCTCAACGCCAACAGCAATACCGTAGCGTACTACACGCTGATCTCGATCGGAATTAGCCCGCCAGACCTCGGCGCTCTCTTCCCTCCTGGCACTCCTATACTCATTCCAGGCCCACTCGGGCCAATACCGCTTGGAGGGAGCCCGTCGGTCATAGCGCCTGGTTATGCGCCGACTCCGACATTCGCGCCTGGAAGGGTGACGCCGATGTGTGCCCCTGACCCGTACTGCGGGATGCCCATTGCGCAGTCGCCCTGATCATGCAGCAAGTTTTGCTCGTGCTGTTCTGGAAACTTACCGTATTGATTGCTCTGATTGTGGCCGCGTTAGGCCCAGCAGGTGCAGCGGCTTGCTATGCGCTGTCCCGGTACAGAGAAGGCAGACTCTGGCGACACCAGCGAGTCCTGGTGACGATTGCGGCTTGCTGGTGTGTCTGCATAGCCGGGTGTTGGCTGTTCCTCTGGTGGCTCGCGTCCGATCTCTGAGCGTTCTTGAAAAGTCGCGCCGGCCAAATCAATGCCGGAGGGACGCCGAGAACCGCCCGACCGCGGCCACGGTGGGCGGGCGGCCCAACGACTACCTCACGGACGGCCTCGGCTCCGCGATCGCGGAAGTCATCAGCACGGGCACGAACGTGCTGAGCCGGCAGTACGACGTCGTCGGCGCGGTGCTGAGCACCATCGGCAGCCTCACCGACGAGCGCCAGTTCGCCGCCGGCGAGCAGGCGGACCCCACCGGGCTCACCTACCTGCGCGCCGTCAGCTCGCCCGGGGCGACACCGGCGTGGGCTGCAGGCGGGTGACGCGCACTTTGCGGATGCGCCGGCCGGTGACGGAGAGCACGCGCAGGCGCAGGCCGTCCACGTCCACCGTGTCGTTCGGCGCCGGGATCTTGCCCAGCCGGTTGATGATCAGGCCGCCCACGGTGTCGAAGTCGCCCTCCGCGACCTCCACGTCGAACAGCTCTTTCAGCACGTAGACGTTGGCGCTCGCGTCCACCACCGCGTCGTCGTCGCCGGCGCGCACCCAGCTCGGCTCGCCGTGGTCGTACTCGTCCTCGATCTCGCCGATGATCTCCTCCACCAGGTCTTCGATCGTCAGCAGCCCCGCCGTGCCGCCGTACTCGTCCACCACGATGGCGATGTGGATCTTGCGCGCCCGCAGCTCCTTCAGCAGCTCGTCCACCGGCTTCGATTCGGGCACGAACACCGCCTCGCGCGCCAGCGTGCGCAGGGGCACCTCGCCGCCCCCGCGCGAGAGGTGCGCCAGCAGGTCTTTGGCGTAGATCACGCCGATGATGTTGTCGATCGTGCCGTCGTACAGCGGAATGCGGCTCAGCCCCTTCTCGGCCACCAGCGCGGCCACGGCGGCGATCGTGGCGCTCACGCCCACGCCGATGATGTCGATGCGCGGCACCATGATCTCGCGCGCCGTCGTGTCCTCCAGCTCGATCACGGCGCGGATCATCTCGCGCTCTTCGGCCTCGATGCCGCCTTCGCTCTCCTCGCGCTCCACCAGGCGCAGCAGCTCCTCGTCGCCCTCCTGCGGCTGCGGCGCCGGGCGCAAGGGCGGCAGCTTCAGCAGGGCGCGGCCGGGCAGATCGGCCAGCATACCGGGCAGATAGAACAGCAGGCGCAGGGCATTGACCAGCGGACTGAGCACGGGCAGCCAGCGCTCGGGGTTGCGGGTGATCAGCACGCGCGGCACGCCCTCGATCAGGCAGGCGGCGGCGATCGCCAGCACACCCGTGGCCACAACAGGCTCGGCCGAGACGCCCGTGCGCCGCACCACCAGCGCTACCGCCGCCGCTACGCCGATCACGAGCCAAACCGTGCGCGCGACGATCAGCGCGGCGGTCAGCCGTTCACGCTCGAGCACGAACTGGCTGGTGCCTTCCGGCCGCGGCTGGCGCGGGGCAGGCGGGCGTGTGCGGCTGCGCAGGGCGATGAGGCCGGCCGCCTGGGCCGCGGCCGTGAGGAAGAGCGCGAGGGCGGCGCCGGCTACCAGGCACGCGCCCAACCAACTGTCTGCGTCCAAAGCGGACGGATCACCTTACGAACGGCGCCGGAAGTAGCAGCATCCGGCCGCCAAAATTGACGGTTCCATTCTACCGGCTCGGAAGGTGGCCGGTCAAGATACATCGGAGCCGCATTGCTTACATAGTGACCGCCTCGCCGCGCCGACACGCGGGAAGCCAACCGGCACATGCTATACTCTGAAAACCTTGCAGCTACCACCTATCCGGACGGCTCGCTCGTGATGGTAAATCCGGGCGAAACCGCATACATCGAGGCCTTTCCGTGTCCAGCGGACTCAGCGACGACGTTCGTGCCCAGTTTCTGCGCTTCTTTGAAGATCGCGGGCACCGCAGGGTCGCGTCGGCGGGCCTCGTGCCGATCGACGACCCCACGCTGCTCTTCACCAGCGCCGGCATGGTGCCGTTCAAGCCGTACTTCATGGGCCGCGCCGTGCCGCCGGCGCCGCGCCTGACCACCGCGCAGCGCTGCTTCCGCACCACGGACATCGACTCCGTGGGCGACATCAGCCACAACACCTTCTTCGAGATGCTGGGCAACTTCAGCATCGGCGACTACTTCAAGTCGGATGCGATTCCCTGGGCCTGGGAGCTGGTGACGCGCGGCTTCGGCCTGCCCAAAGAGCGGCTCTGGAACACCGTCTACACCGACGACGACGAGGCCTTCGACCTCTGGGTGAAGCAGGGCCAGCGGCCGGAGCGCGTGCTGCGCTACAGCGAAGCCGACGGCAACTACTGGCTCTCCGGCGATATCGGCCCCTGCGGCCCCTGCTCCGAGATCTTTTACGACTTCGGCGAGGAGCTGGGCTGCGGCCCCGACTGCGAGCCCAAGCACGACTGCCCGCGCTTTCTCGAGATCTGGAACCTCGTCTTCATGGCCTTCTATCAAGAAGCGCCGGGCAAGCGTACGCCGCTGCCGAAGAAGAACGTCGACACCGGCGCCGGGCTGGAGCGGATCACCCGCGTGCTCGCCGCCGTGCCATCTTCCTACGACACCGACGTCTTCCAGCCGATCCTCAGCACGATCGGCGGCGTCACCGGCGCCGAGTACGGCCGCGACGACGACACGACGCGGTTGATGCGCATCATCGCCGACCACACCCGCGCCGTGACCTTCCTGATCGCCGACGGCGTGCTGCCCGCCAACGAGAAGCAGGGCTACGTGGTGCGCCGCCTGATTCGCCGCATGATGTACAGCGGCCGCCTGCTCGGCCACGAAGGGCCGTTTCTCGGCACGATCGCCGACGCGGTGATCGACCGGCTGGGCGACGTCTACCCGATCGCGCGGCAGCAGCAGGAGAACATCCGCGCCGCGCTGCTGGCAGAAGAGCGTCGCTTCGGCGCCACGCTCGAAGCCGGCACCGAGCGGCTGGAGGCGCTGATCGCGGACCTGAGCGGCAAGGGCGACGCGCTGCCCGGCGAGGAGGTCTTCCGCCTCTACGGGACGTACGGCATTCCCCTGGAGCTGACGGAGGAGATCGCCGCCCGCCACGGCCTGCGCATCGACCGCGAAGGGTTTGAGCACGAGCTGGAGGTCGAGCGGCAGCGCAGCCAGGCGGAGGGCAAGTTCCGCGACGAGGTCGTGAGCGAGGCACGCGTGCGGCTCGCCGGCGCCGGCCGCGGCGGCCGCTTCGTCGGCTACGAGACGCTGCGCACGGAGACGTCGATCGAGGGCATCCTCGCCGGTTCCGAGCTGCTGGAGCGGGCGCACGCCGGCCGGCAGGTCCAGGTCGTGCTGCACGAGACGCCGTTCTACCCGGAGGGCGGCGGGCAGGTGGGCGACGCGGGCGAGATTCGCACCGAGTCCGGCACCGTGCGCGTCGAGGACACCCGCCGCGACGAGGGGCTGATCCTGCACAGCGGCGTGGTGGTCGACGGCACGATCGCGCTGGAACAGCGCGCCGAGGCCATTGTCGACACCGCGCGCCGGCAAAACACGACGCTGAACCATTCCGGCACGCACCTGCTGCACGCCTCGCTGCGTGCTGTCCTGGGCAGCCACGTGCGCCAGATGGGCTCGCTGGTGGCGCCGGAGCGGCTGCGCTTCGACTACCAGCAGCCCGAGGCGCCGACGGCCGAGCAGCGCCTCGCCGTCGAGCGGCTGGTGAACGAAAAGATCCGCCAGGACATTCCGATAACTACCAGGGTGATGAACCGCGAGGCTGCGCTGGGCGAGGGCGTGCTCGCCTTTTTCGGCGACAAGTATGGGGACGAAGTCCGCGTCGTGGAGATGAACGACGGCTCACACCGCTTCAGCGCCGAGCTGTGCGGCGGCACGCACGTGCACGAGACGGGCGAGATCGGCATGTTGCTGCTGGTGGGCGACGCCAGCATCGGCGCCGGCATACGCCGTGTCGAGGCGCTTACCGGCAGCCACGCCGAGCGCTACGTGGAGCACCAGATCCACCGGCTGGAGCGGATCGCGCAGACGCTGGGCACGCAGCCGGAGGGGATCGAGGCGCGCCTCGAGTCGCTGATGGCCGATCTCGACCGCGCCCGCAAGCAGCAGGCCGAAACGCAGCGGCAGAGCGGCCGCCAGACGGCCGACGAGCTGGCGGGCGCCGCCGAGCGCGTGGGCGATGTGGGCGTCGTGGCGGCGCGAGTTGACGGAATCGGTATAGACGGTATGCGCGAGATCGGCGACGGTATCCGCCAGAAGCTGCACCGCGCCGCGATCGTGCTGGGCTCGGCAGGCGACGGGCGCGTGCAGTGCGTGGTGATGGTCTCGCCGGAGCTGGCGCCGCCGCTGGATGCACGCGAGATCTTGAACCAGGGGCTGGCGACCGCGGGTGTACGCGGCGGCGGCCGGCCACAACTCGCCCAGGGCGGG
This portion of the Dehalococcoidia bacterium genome encodes:
- a CDS encoding hemolysin family protein, producing MDADSWLGACLVAGAALALFLTAAAQAAGLIALRSRTRPPAPRQPRPEGTSQFVLERERLTAALIVARTVWLVIGVAAAVALVVRRTGVSAEPVVATGVLAIAAACLIEGVPRVLITRNPERWLPVLSPLVNALRLLFYLPGMLADLPGRALLKLPPLRPAPQPQEGDEELLRLVEREESEGGIEAEEREMIRAVIELEDTTAREIMVPRIDIIGVGVSATIAAVAALVAEKGLSRIPLYDGTIDNIIGVIYAKDLLAHLSRGGGEVPLRTLAREAVFVPESKPVDELLKELRARKIHIAIVVDEYGGTAGLLTIEDLVEEIIGEIEDEYDHGEPSWVRAGDDDAVVDASANVYVLKELFDVEVAEGDFDTVGGLIINRLGKIPAPNDTVDVDGLRLRVLSVTGRRIRKVRVTRLQPTPVSPRAS
- the alaS gene encoding alanine--tRNA ligase — encoded protein: MSSGLSDDVRAQFLRFFEDRGHRRVASAGLVPIDDPTLLFTSAGMVPFKPYFMGRAVPPAPRLTTAQRCFRTTDIDSVGDISHNTFFEMLGNFSIGDYFKSDAIPWAWELVTRGFGLPKERLWNTVYTDDDEAFDLWVKQGQRPERVLRYSEADGNYWLSGDIGPCGPCSEIFYDFGEELGCGPDCEPKHDCPRFLEIWNLVFMAFYQEAPGKRTPLPKKNVDTGAGLERITRVLAAVPSSYDTDVFQPILSTIGGVTGAEYGRDDDTTRLMRIIADHTRAVTFLIADGVLPANEKQGYVVRRLIRRMMYSGRLLGHEGPFLGTIADAVIDRLGDVYPIARQQQENIRAALLAEERRFGATLEAGTERLEALIADLSGKGDALPGEEVFRLYGTYGIPLELTEEIAARHGLRIDREGFEHELEVERQRSQAEGKFRDEVVSEARVRLAGAGRGGRFVGYETLRTETSIEGILAGSELLERAHAGRQVQVVLHETPFYPEGGGQVGDAGEIRTESGTVRVEDTRRDEGLILHSGVVVDGTIALEQRAEAIVDTARRQNTTLNHSGTHLLHASLRAVLGSHVRQMGSLVAPERLRFDYQQPEAPTAEQRLAVERLVNEKIRQDIPITTRVMNREAALGEGVLAFFGDKYGDEVRVVEMNDGSHRFSAELCGGTHVHETGEIGMLLLVGDASIGAGIRRVEALTGSHAERYVEHQIHRLERIAQTLGTQPEGIEARLESLMADLDRARKQQAETQRQSGRQTADELAGAAERVGDVGVVAARVDGIGIDGMREIGDGIRQKLHRAAIVLGSAGDGRVQCVVMVSPELAPPLDAREILNQGLATAGVRGGGRPQLAQGGGTNPAALDQALAAARQFIKERLSG